The following are from one region of the Canis lupus baileyi chromosome 25, mCanLup2.hap1, whole genome shotgun sequence genome:
- the BCDIN3D gene encoding RNA 5'-monophosphate methyltransferase, with product MAASGRQAAGGVEEAAEEPRILEPGAAPFGNFPHYSRFHPPEQRLRLLPPELLRRLFPPSSSETRPILGLDVGCNSGDLSVALYKHFLSLRDGETCSDASRELHLLCCDIDPVLVERAEKECPFPDALTFITLDFMNQRTRKVLLNSFLSQFGRSVFDIGFCMSVTMWIHLNHGDHGLWEFLAHLSSLCRYLLVEPQPWKCYRAAARRLRKLGLHDFDHFRSLAIRGDMANQIVQILTQDHGMELVCCFGNTSWDRSLLLFRAKQTTETHPIPELLTEEGKERNRLRFWRQ from the exons ATGGCGGCGTCCGGGAGACAGGCCGCCGGGGGCGTTGAGGAGGCCGCAGAGGAACCGCGAATTCTGGAACCGGGGGCAGCCCCATTTGGAAATTTCCCACATTATTCCCGCTTCCATCCTCCAGAACAGCGGCTCCGCCTCCTGCCCCCGGAGCTGCTTCGCCGGCTCTTTCCGCCGAGTAGTTCCGAAACGAGGCCGATCCTGGGGCTCGACGTGGGGTGTAACTCTGGG GATCTGAGTGTGGCTCTATACAAACACTTCCTTTCCCTACGTGATGGGGAGACCTGCTCAGATGCCTCAAGAGAACTCCATCTACTCTGCTGCGACATAGATCCAGTCCTGGTGGAGCGAGCTGAAAAAGAATGCCCTTTTCCTGATGCCCTGACCTTTATCACCCTGGACTTTATGAATCAAAGGACCCGGAAAGTTCTCTTGAACTCTTTCCTAAGCCAGTTTGGACGTTCAGTTTTTGATATTGGCTTCTGTATGTCAGTAACCATGTGGATTCATCTGAACCACGGGGACCATGGCCTATGGGAGTTCCTGGCCCACCTTTCCTCCCTTTGCCGCTACCTCCTTGTGGAGCCACAGCCCTGGAAGTGTTACCGGGCAGCTGCAAGGCGTCTCCGGAAGCTGGGTCTTCATGATTTTGACCACTTCCGTTCCCTTGCCATCCGAGGTGATATGGCCAATCAGATTGTGCAGATCTTGACCCAGGACCATGGCATGGAATTAGTATGCTGCTTTGGCAACACCAGCTGGGACCGAAGCCTTCTGCTCTTCAGGGCAAAACAAACTACAGAGACTCATCCGATTCCTGAATTActgacagaggaagggaaagaaaggaacagattAAGATTCTGGAGACAGTGA